The Christiangramia forsetii KT0803 DNA segment CGTGTCCCCCTTAAAAGGTTCATTGTTAATGATGCTAAGATCTTCTATAACCAGTGTGGCCTCAGGAAAACTGCGGAACATGCTGAGATCAATATCTTTAAAATCAACCTGAGCGTTAAGATTGTCGTTCATTGTCTTTTTTACCAGATCTTTCAGCTGTGATTCAAAAATAAATGGTGCCACGATCAATAGTATGATGATGGTGAGTATTACGAATCCTAAAATTTTTAAAGCCTTTTTCATAAGGTTTGTTTTTTATTGATTTTATACTGCATCTAAGTTAAGTTCTTCAGCAGGTTTTAAATTGAATAATTTTCTCAATCCATAAACTGCAGCGTATAGAAATGGAGTATCCAGTGCTGCTATTAATACTTTGAATAAAAATCCGCTAAGTAGCAGTCCGCCAAATAATTCCCAGTCTATCTTTCCAAAGCTACAAAGCAAAAATAAGACCGAAAAGGTATCTGCGAACTGAGATAGAAAAGTTGAGAAATTATTTCGTAACCATAAGTGTTTTCCTTTGGTAATTTTTTTCCAGAAGTGGAATAGCTGGATATCTATATACTGAGCTAAAAGATAAGCAACCATTGATGCGAAAACTGCTATGGTCGTGGCTCCAAAAACTTTTTCAAATAATGAATCGTTTATAGGAGACCAACTGGTAGCGGGGACGGCATCTGCCAGATAAATTATTAATAGCGAGAAAAATGAGGCGAATATTCCTGTGGTAACTACTAAGTTAGCCTTCTTTTTCCCATAGATTTCACTAATAATATCAGTAATTAAAAATGTTACCGGATATGGTAAAATCCCAACGGAAATTTCAAAAGTATATAATCCGAAAAAGTCCCAGTAAAAAAACTTTTGAAAGATGAGGTTAGATACTACCAGGGAAGCAATAAATAAAGCGCTAAGGATCATATAAATTTGCTGGGCCTTAAGCGTATCTTTCAGAGTGAGTCTCGTCAAATTTTGTTATTAAGTCTTCCCGCAAAATTAAGAGTATGTGATTTTGTTTTGCTTAATTTGCTGTGAAATTATTTGGCGCTACCTCTTAAAATTTTCTTAATTCGCTTTGAAATCCCCTAAAACAGTAATACTAGCACTGGGAAGTAATCTTGGTAACCGTATTGGTTACATGCAAAATGCCCTTGAAAAGATGCACCATAACATTGGTTGGGTGCTTGAAGTTTCTAAAATATATGAAACTCCTGCCTGGGGTTTCGAAGGAAATTCATTTTTGAACGCATGTGTTTCGGTTTCTACCAGGTTAGAAGCCTCCGAAGTGCTTACTGAGCTTTTACAAATTGAAAATGAACTGGGAAGAGAGCGATCTGATTCAGGAAATTACCAGAACAGGACCATAGATCTTGATATTTTGCTTTTTGGAGAAGAAATTATTGAGACTGAAATTCTTAGGATTCCGCATCCCGGAATTCCTAATAGAAGTTTTGTTTTAAAGCCACTAAACGATATTGCAGCTTCAGAAAAGCACCCTGCCTTAGGAAAAAAGATCAGTCAATTATTGAAAGAGACGAAAGATACTTCTGAGATCACTATTTCTTCCGAAGAAATTAAAAAACCTACGCTGAATTATCATTTTCCCGGATAC contains these protein-coding regions:
- a CDS encoding queuosine precursor transporter, yielding MILSALFIASLVVSNLIFQKFFYWDFFGLYTFEISVGILPYPVTFLITDIISEIYGKKKANLVVTTGIFASFFSLLIIYLADAVPATSWSPINDSLFEKVFGATTIAVFASMVAYLLAQYIDIQLFHFWKKITKGKHLWLRNNFSTFLSQFADTFSVLFLLCSFGKIDWELFGGLLLSGFLFKVLIAALDTPFLYAAVYGLRKLFNLKPAEELNLDAV